One genomic region from Metallosphaera tengchongensis encodes:
- a CDS encoding RAMP superfamily CRISPR-associated protein has product MIKVEVIFKSLSALTIAGGSKVGAVDVPFNELGIPPSSVKGALRTAVSRYTPSNFTACSEVNPDMMRSKHASGPCDVCKLFGYPGSGESCFYVEVEGVQLEKYLLTRVAIEDKTQKAKEGSLFTQEVLRPGFQFKATLNYTCEDPRLFKLLLYSLLSLRLWRFGRNGMVDLKVTNPEQICKSTSCDNELKTVLSSLSNFLWGD; this is encoded by the coding sequence GTGATTAAGGTCGAGGTCATCTTCAAGTCCCTTTCAGCTTTGACAATAGCTGGGGGGAGCAAAGTCGGAGCAGTGGACGTACCCTTCAACGAACTGGGTATACCACCCTCCTCCGTGAAGGGGGCATTGAGGACAGCGGTGTCGAGGTATACTCCGAGCAACTTCACAGCGTGCTCGGAGGTGAACCCGGACATGATGAGGAGTAAACACGCCAGTGGGCCTTGTGACGTCTGCAAGCTCTTCGGTTACCCGGGGAGCGGGGAGAGCTGCTTTTACGTAGAGGTGGAGGGGGTTCAACTAGAGAAGTACCTCCTGACCAGGGTGGCCATAGAGGATAAAACCCAAAAGGCGAAGGAGGGGTCCCTGTTCACCCAAGAGGTGTTGAGACCGGGCTTTCAGTTTAAGGCTACCCTGAACTACACCTGCGAGGACCCAAGGCTCTTCAAGTTACTACTGTACTCTCTCCTGTCCTTAAGGCTGTGGAGGTTCGGAAGGAACGGTATGGTGGACCTAAAGGTGACTAACCCGGAGCAAATATGTAAGTCAACCTCCTGCGACAATGAGCTCAAGACGGTACTTAGCTCTCTCTCCAATTTCCTGTGGGGTGATTAG
- a CDS encoding RAMP superfamily CRISPR-associated protein yields the protein MTDYALLKLKVKGDYVVTQMRRVLNYYFATSSYIPSTTLRGAILNEFYQQKKRVPVDFYASPAYPARGAPAHYFSPASGRKSEGFEEEQGILRRVEEEMKGVKDEKGLLNILSNRVKDMKPKVGTIVLYEKNENGKNKYKEFHSESIVNMHVAIDKRTGSSHHGMLFAYEYKKVMEMWALASPGEVLDVVKASKKILVGRGKMRSGNVVDVEVVRELSDFERPEGLVYCLSQCVPRLFGKEVLMVRRLGDRMLAIGDTSMYTGWFTTDTLRGTRPTFKVMREGTLLFVEEGKLDLRAAGLNFAFKIPDLGELIKRVM from the coding sequence ATGACAGACTACGCGTTACTCAAGCTTAAGGTAAAAGGGGATTACGTAGTGACCCAGATGAGGAGGGTCCTGAACTACTACTTCGCGACCTCTAGTTACATACCCTCCACCACGTTGAGGGGTGCAATCCTCAACGAGTTCTACCAGCAGAAGAAGAGGGTACCCGTCGACTTCTACGCCTCCCCCGCCTACCCTGCTAGGGGAGCGCCAGCCCACTACTTCTCCCCAGCGAGCGGTAGGAAGTCTGAGGGGTTCGAGGAGGAACAAGGCATCCTCCGACGTGTAGAGGAGGAGATGAAGGGGGTCAAGGACGAGAAGGGTCTCCTAAACATCCTATCAAACAGGGTGAAGGACATGAAGCCCAAGGTTGGTACGATCGTCCTCTACGAGAAAAACGAGAACGGGAAGAACAAGTACAAGGAGTTCCATTCAGAGTCCATTGTGAACATGCACGTCGCAATAGACAAAAGGACTGGCTCCTCTCACCACGGCATGCTGTTCGCCTACGAGTACAAAAAGGTTATGGAGATGTGGGCTCTTGCCTCCCCAGGAGAGGTCTTGGACGTGGTCAAGGCCTCTAAGAAGATCCTCGTCGGGAGGGGGAAAATGAGGTCAGGTAACGTGGTTGACGTCGAGGTTGTGAGGGAGCTCAGCGACTTTGAGAGGCCAGAGGGGTTGGTCTACTGCCTCTCCCAGTGCGTCCCCAGGCTGTTCGGTAAGGAGGTACTGATGGTCAGGAGACTAGGGGACAGGATGCTGGCGATTGGCGACACCTCCATGTATACCGGGTGGTTCACAACCGACACGTTGAGGGGTACGAGACCTACCTTCAAGGTAATGAGGGAGGGAACCTTACTCTTCGTCGAGGAGGGGAAGCTCGACCTGAGGGCAGCAGGGCTCAACTTCGCATTCAAGATACCAGACTTAGGTGAACTCATAAAGAGGGTGATGTGA